The proteins below are encoded in one region of Myxococcales bacterium:
- a CDS encoding 3-oxoacyl-ACP reductase FabG: protein MFDLKERVALVTGGSRGIGRAVCVALAQSGATVVINYQSNEEAARKSAEAIEAVGGSATIVRFDVADADASDAAISELVKKHGRLDILVNNAGIALDNLLLRVKAEEIARTFETNVAGAILCSKSAMRVMMRKKYGRIINISSVVGESGNPGQAVYSASKAALIGLTKTLAREYASRGVTVNAVAPGFIDTDMTSTLPEAALTAAIAQTPVGRVGSAQEVAAAVVYLASEEAGYVTGQVLRVNGGMYV from the coding sequence ATGTTTGATCTCAAAGAACGCGTTGCGCTCGTCACGGGGGGCTCCCGTGGGATTGGTCGCGCCGTTTGTGTTGCGCTTGCCCAGTCCGGAGCCACGGTTGTCATCAATTATCAAAGCAACGAGGAGGCTGCTCGTAAAAGCGCTGAGGCCATCGAAGCTGTTGGTGGGAGTGCCACGATCGTTCGCTTTGATGTTGCAGACGCGGATGCAAGCGATGCCGCAATTTCCGAGCTCGTTAAAAAGCACGGCCGTCTGGATATCTTGGTTAACAACGCAGGTATCGCGCTTGATAATTTGCTGCTGCGCGTCAAAGCCGAAGAAATCGCGCGCACCTTTGAAACCAACGTTGCAGGTGCCATTCTGTGTTCAAAATCCGCCATGCGCGTGATGATGCGCAAGAAATACGGCCGCATCATTAATATCTCAAGCGTGGTCGGCGAGTCGGGAAATCCAGGACAGGCCGTCTACAGTGCATCAAAAGCTGCGCTTATTGGCTTGACGAAAACACTGGCCAGGGAGTACGCATCGCGCGGGGTAACGGTCAATGCTGTTGCTCCAGGGTTCATTGACACCGACATGACTTCCACACTCCCAGAAGCTGCGCTTACAGCGGCCATTGCTCAAACGCCCGTCGGGCGCGTAGGCAGTGCGCAAGAAGTTGCAGCAGCGGTGGTGTATTTAGCGAGCGAAGAAGCTGGCTATGTGACGGGGCAAGTGCTTCGTGTCAATGGAGGGATGTACGTGTAG
- a CDS encoding histidine--tRNA ligase yields MKLVACEAVAQRLEGGRMSTLQAVKGMNDILPSEIAKWQRFETTFRDIAARYAFSEIRTPIVEPTELFARSIGQGTDIVQKEMYTFVDKGEKSLTLRPEGTASTARAFMQHRLGAQSPVNKLFYLGPMYRRERPAKGRYRQFFQAGAEWIGDDSAYADAETVAFAHSLLDALGIKEHRILINSIGSNETRANYRKALYDFLEPKTAQLSVDSQRRLELNPLRILDSKDPKDKALIGDAPSILDFLGADDREHFQQVQEALTQLGIAFEIETRLVRGLDYYNRSLFEIHATAADLGSQSAVLGGGRYDGLLETLGGKAAPATGFATGIERMLLAMPNAETAPQIDVAVLVAEASLRGDALLLTERLRRAGMRVDADWRGLSLKSQLRRSDKLGAPFAVILGQREKENGVVQLKSLKKHEQKDVGIEGLIPYLQSELESL; encoded by the coding sequence TTGAAATTGGTGGCTTGCGAAGCGGTAGCGCAGCGGTTAGAAGGCGGCAGGATGAGCACGCTTCAGGCTGTAAAGGGAATGAATGACATTCTTCCCAGCGAAATCGCTAAATGGCAGCGTTTCGAGACGACGTTTCGAGACATTGCAGCGCGCTATGCGTTTTCCGAGATTCGGACGCCCATCGTTGAACCGACCGAGCTTTTTGCTCGGTCCATCGGCCAGGGCACCGATATTGTGCAAAAAGAAATGTACACCTTCGTGGACAAGGGCGAAAAATCCCTGACTTTGAGGCCTGAAGGTACAGCATCCACGGCTCGAGCCTTCATGCAACATCGTCTGGGGGCGCAAAGTCCTGTTAACAAACTTTTTTATCTCGGGCCAATGTATCGCCGCGAGCGGCCAGCCAAAGGTCGTTATCGGCAGTTCTTTCAAGCCGGCGCAGAATGGATTGGCGATGATTCGGCTTATGCCGACGCCGAAACCGTCGCCTTTGCACACAGCCTGCTTGATGCGCTCGGAATCAAAGAACATCGCATTTTAATTAACTCGATTGGCAGCAATGAAACCCGAGCCAACTATCGCAAAGCGCTTTATGACTTTCTCGAGCCAAAGACCGCTCAACTTTCCGTCGACAGTCAGAGGCGTTTGGAACTCAACCCGCTGCGCATTCTTGATTCCAAGGATCCAAAAGACAAAGCGTTGATAGGCGATGCTCCATCAATCCTTGATTTTCTCGGCGCCGATGACCGCGAGCATTTCCAGCAAGTGCAAGAAGCATTAACGCAACTTGGCATTGCTTTTGAAATCGAGACGCGGCTGGTGCGTGGTCTTGATTACTACAACCGCAGCCTGTTTGAGATACATGCCACCGCTGCGGACTTGGGTTCGCAAAGCGCTGTTTTGGGCGGCGGACGCTACGATGGCCTGCTTGAGACCTTGGGCGGCAAGGCTGCTCCAGCCACTGGCTTTGCAACCGGTATCGAACGCATGCTTTTAGCCATGCCCAACGCTGAGACCGCGCCGCAAATTGATGTAGCAGTGCTCGTTGCCGAAGCCTCATTGCGCGGGGATGCGCTTTTACTTACGGAACGACTCAGGCGCGCGGGCATGCGTGTTGATGCGGACTGGCGTGGGCTATCGCTCAAAAGCCAGTTGCGGCGAAGCGACAAACTCGGCGCTCCTTTTGCGGTCATTTTGGGTCAACGCGAGAAAGAAAACGGCGTTGTGCAGCTAAAGAGTCTCAAGAAGCATGAGCAAAAAGATGTAGGCATCGAGGGGCTCATTCCCTATCTGCAAAGCGAGCTGGAGTCACTATGA
- a CDS encoding CehA/McbA family metallohydrolase, translating into MYAIAWTPKHESLLRFEANEQGELLGNEELVLEQDAILGWDASASAIKIAQSPLEERLARHKNWSVHTEHRDGISTVWAQYGGEGKAVLWSKPAIALAPAVYAVEDGAWIAFHHNWRSDRQCVDVSKWIELRFVNLQGQVFEPKAPMPDLNRDAEGEEQGFEFPSLVLGEQGSLALFGRGSHCFWWQSLGEQGWTRRVPMGAESTWGCRGRRVAAVASGTHILSARRERAGIEIAKHDFPVLGNAQKFLMPCVAEKELTAPSPIHRHAKSISERLSKEKRMTLFGDIHQHSAHSDGVGGADEPYLRARYQYGDDFCALTDHESFLGKRIGPGEWRYLCKTTESHHQDGEFVTLYAYEWTAKAYPGPGHKVVYLSSEGGEIVSRDVISTGKELLDAVYSAGGFAVPHHVGWTGADLEAHDERKQPVWEICSCHGCYEYADHPLGQRGEHKEQMVLNALQQGLRFGFIACSDSHGLLWHHGMARKRDPFRTGLTVVQAREKSREAILSAIKERRCYATSGDKIIVDFRVDGAPMGSVIKHNKAMMVTLDIRATAPVQNIVFMADQGEIHRIPYEEPAESELHVEWEFNDQHSRFLYARIEQNDGEMAWLSPVFFER; encoded by the coding sequence TTGTACGCGATAGCTTGGACACCTAAGCATGAGTCGCTGCTTCGCTTTGAAGCAAACGAGCAAGGCGAGCTTTTAGGTAACGAAGAGTTGGTGCTAGAGCAGGATGCGATTTTGGGCTGGGATGCATCGGCTTCAGCTATCAAAATCGCACAAAGCCCTTTAGAAGAACGCCTTGCCCGGCATAAAAACTGGTCTGTTCATACGGAGCACCGCGATGGGATTTCAACCGTATGGGCTCAATACGGCGGGGAGGGAAAGGCCGTGCTTTGGTCAAAGCCAGCAATCGCGCTGGCTCCGGCGGTGTATGCGGTCGAAGATGGCGCTTGGATTGCTTTTCATCACAACTGGCGAAGCGATCGGCAATGCGTCGATGTGAGCAAGTGGATCGAGCTTCGCTTCGTAAACCTTCAAGGGCAGGTCTTTGAGCCCAAAGCGCCCATGCCTGATCTTAATCGCGATGCCGAGGGTGAAGAGCAGGGCTTTGAGTTTCCAAGTCTCGTGCTCGGCGAGCAAGGCAGCTTGGCTCTGTTTGGGCGCGGCTCGCACTGTTTTTGGTGGCAGAGCCTTGGTGAACAAGGCTGGACGCGCCGCGTGCCGATGGGGGCTGAATCAACCTGGGGCTGCCGCGGTCGTCGCGTGGCTGCCGTTGCCTCCGGAACGCACATTCTGAGTGCACGACGTGAGCGAGCGGGAATTGAAATTGCGAAACACGACTTTCCGGTTTTGGGCAATGCTCAAAAGTTCCTTATGCCTTGCGTTGCTGAAAAAGAGCTGACGGCACCATCGCCCATTCATCGTCATGCAAAGAGCATCTCCGAGCGTCTGAGCAAGGAAAAACGGATGACGCTGTTTGGCGACATTCATCAGCACAGCGCTCATTCCGATGGCGTTGGCGGCGCCGATGAGCCTTATTTGCGAGCGCGCTACCAGTATGGCGATGATTTCTGTGCACTCACTGATCACGAGTCCTTCCTTGGTAAGCGAATTGGGCCAGGCGAATGGCGTTATCTGTGCAAGACCACCGAGAGTCATCATCAAGACGGTGAGTTTGTGACGCTGTATGCTTACGAGTGGACAGCAAAAGCCTATCCTGGTCCCGGACACAAAGTCGTTTATCTTTCGTCGGAAGGCGGCGAGATTGTATCCCGCGACGTGATTTCTACCGGGAAAGAGTTGCTTGATGCTGTTTATAGCGCAGGTGGTTTTGCGGTGCCGCATCACGTGGGCTGGACGGGCGCAGACTTGGAGGCGCACGACGAACGCAAGCAGCCCGTATGGGAGATTTGCTCCTGCCACGGCTGCTACGAGTATGCGGATCATCCCCTTGGTCAACGCGGCGAGCACAAAGAACAAATGGTACTGAACGCTTTGCAGCAAGGGCTTCGTTTTGGTTTCATTGCGTGCTCAGACAGTCATGGTCTTTTATGGCATCACGGTATGGCGCGAAAACGTGATCCTTTCCGAACAGGGCTTACAGTTGTGCAAGCCAGGGAGAAAAGCAGAGAAGCTATCCTTTCAGCCATCAAAGAACGTCGTTGCTATGCCACGAGCGGCGATAAAATCATTGTGGACTTTCGCGTTGACGGCGCGCCCATGGGAAGTGTCATCAAGCACAACAAAGCCATGATGGTCACGCTCGATATTCGAGCCACAGCCCCTGTCCAGAACATTGTGTTTATGGCGGATCAAGGCGAGATTCATCGCATTCCGTACGAGGAGCCCGCAGAATCGGAGCTTCATGTCGAGTGGGAATTTAACGATCAACACAGCCGCTTTTTGTATGCACGGATTGAGCAAAACGACGGTGAAATGGCGTGGCTTTCGCCCGTTTTCTTCGAGCGCTAA
- a CDS encoding oxidative damage protection protein, with product MPDADPNRTVMCLKLGKELPALKEPPFPTEFGQLLYEKISKEAWDLWLQESVRYINTYRIDLATKEGTAFLLKQMKIWFGFEEGDLAETAWTPEKQ from the coding sequence ATGCCAGACGCTGACCCAAATCGCACCGTAATGTGTCTCAAACTTGGCAAAGAACTGCCGGCTTTGAAAGAGCCGCCATTCCCAACCGAGTTTGGACAGTTACTCTACGAAAAAATTTCCAAAGAAGCGTGGGACCTGTGGCTGCAAGAAAGTGTGCGCTACATCAACACCTATCGCATTGATTTAGCCACCAAAGAGGGCACAGCGTTTTTGCTCAAACAAATGAAGATCTGGTTCGGCTTTGAAGAAGGTGATCTGGCTGAGACAGCTTGGACGCCGGAGAAGCAATAA
- a CDS encoding acyl carrier protein → MSEVAEKVKEIISQQLDVDGAQIKDEASFIDDLGADSLAIVELVLAFEEQFEIDIPDEDTEKIRTVGDAVSYITGHVKN, encoded by the coding sequence ATGAGTGAAGTTGCAGAAAAGGTAAAAGAGATTATTTCTCAGCAATTGGATGTCGATGGTGCGCAAATTAAGGATGAAGCATCGTTCATCGATGATTTGGGCGCAGATTCGCTTGCCATCGTCGAGCTCGTGCTCGCGTTTGAAGAGCAATTTGAAATTGATATCCCCGATGAAGACACCGAGAAAATTCGCACCGTTGGCGATGCTGTCAGTTACATCACCGGACACGTAAAAAACTAG
- a CDS encoding response regulator, protein MTSWSGQNSPIAAARRRFISSLPRKSQELRQSIAKLGSQSASHDELEQFKRRLHALHASAQVFQHDTLVDALKVGMDRVEGVLRSERTVNGDDLEVLKTLAIALPTLGSQSQAPDSVSVSQPQEQAPATVVGFANDSGSREEPTHKKNTERSRGLLTTSPPKRASGSFTAVPVPKSSPRAAQKSSHPRLSLGVLSVLLVDNHNSADQLQDNLPAESFELLHAQDNEEALRLARSTAPDIVVVGAQMLEGYDKSLISRLRSDPLTDFVPVLVFVEQLNSEVQEYFTRMGADLVLAKSVPAKDLISALRKLTDTDEGHASTDVLGTVTTDEIAERMIREIRKGLLDSQQDGKHGAVDLGDGSEVLAATWSAISRVREAVVKASEGKIRFRDAPERGGPAMVAVMEDQHPSDEQAASHVALANRRILIVDDDPSVRWFFAGLLREENAKVVEASDGFDALRLAREQRPDVVISDILMPVMDGFALCRELKRDPGLADVPVILLSWKDDFLQRMRELNSGASAYLRKEAKTSQILAKVREVLKPRARLEERLNAGGEVRGRLEGIGIVPVLRTIAAVRPNARLILRDAWNLFEVDIRQGSFASLTRTATDGSFSRGEAALPQLLGATSGRFTITEADDPVRHVFDEALEDSLRRGTRFLGALIDAVSGTGLMHVASLGFNEEVVSAFIRTSPERVRWVVNELYAGRGPRELILNGAVAPQTLEAVLVDMARRGALRGAYGTEGEDRVAMALKQRESLPEAIGGSLSGIISDSLSGASYMEASSQSYSRSPSEQNWLIEQGVPAQQLPDQGTKDDLQSLVEETQRSISSYPPAHSSSVPGHVVFEDERSRRDVLPAKTVNEKPRVAAPVNEFHPQPTTEEGDLPQLPDGFASSYDSSLHIDFDAALRPDSPSRATAPVVSPHAPRSHAQDDAIDITKLSDDDTKENRSNHWLWGMSLVFLVSLGFIGFRVWQMVQHDETVLAATAARQNTSLQGSNAKKTPETSALPENQGVEDQSATEKFYGRVQEGIVNALGTVVKEGQGLLVLEDLGSDENSAIWINGRRVSLRPKDSRAELPLPAGQHELAFRKDHETSYRFVAIQPGYTQFIRVPLMGD, encoded by the coding sequence ATGACAAGTTGGTCTGGACAAAATAGCCCGATAGCTGCTGCGCGACGTCGCTTCATCTCATCGTTGCCTCGAAAGTCGCAAGAGTTGCGGCAAAGCATCGCTAAGCTGGGCAGTCAGAGCGCCAGCCACGACGAACTTGAGCAGTTTAAAAGACGCTTGCATGCGTTGCACGCATCCGCTCAAGTCTTTCAACACGATACCCTTGTCGATGCGTTGAAAGTCGGGATGGACCGTGTGGAGGGCGTACTTCGCAGCGAACGAACTGTAAACGGCGATGATCTTGAGGTCTTGAAAACCTTGGCTATTGCATTGCCAACTTTGGGCTCGCAAAGTCAGGCGCCCGACTCCGTATCGGTTTCCCAACCTCAAGAGCAAGCGCCTGCCACTGTGGTTGGTTTTGCAAATGATAGCGGAAGCAGAGAAGAGCCAACGCATAAAAAAAACACTGAGCGTTCTCGTGGTTTGCTAACAACGTCGCCTCCGAAACGTGCGAGCGGTAGCTTTACAGCAGTACCCGTGCCTAAATCGAGCCCGCGTGCAGCACAAAAATCATCGCATCCCCGTCTATCTCTTGGTGTGTTGAGTGTGCTGCTTGTCGATAACCACAACTCAGCAGATCAGCTTCAAGATAATCTGCCCGCGGAGTCTTTCGAGCTTTTGCACGCGCAAGATAATGAGGAAGCGTTGCGCCTTGCCCGTTCTACTGCGCCAGATATTGTGGTCGTCGGCGCTCAGATGCTGGAAGGCTACGACAAATCACTTATCAGCAGGCTGCGCAGTGATCCACTGACGGACTTTGTGCCAGTGCTTGTCTTCGTAGAGCAGTTAAATAGCGAGGTACAAGAGTATTTTACGCGAATGGGCGCTGACCTTGTACTCGCTAAATCAGTGCCGGCCAAAGACTTAATTTCTGCGCTGCGAAAACTTACTGACACAGACGAAGGTCATGCAAGCACTGATGTGCTTGGAACGGTAACCACCGACGAAATCGCCGAGCGCATGATTCGCGAGATTCGCAAAGGCTTATTGGACTCGCAACAAGACGGTAAACATGGCGCGGTCGATTTGGGCGATGGCTCCGAGGTGCTCGCTGCAACGTGGTCGGCCATTTCGCGGGTGCGCGAAGCTGTCGTAAAGGCTAGCGAGGGCAAGATTCGTTTTCGCGATGCGCCAGAGCGCGGTGGTCCAGCCATGGTGGCCGTCATGGAAGATCAGCATCCATCCGATGAGCAAGCGGCTTCCCATGTTGCGCTTGCTAACCGTCGTATCTTGATTGTTGATGACGACCCTTCGGTGCGTTGGTTTTTTGCAGGATTGTTGCGTGAAGAGAACGCAAAAGTTGTGGAAGCAAGTGATGGTTTCGATGCTTTGCGCTTGGCCCGCGAGCAACGTCCGGATGTGGTGATAAGCGATATTTTAATGCCAGTCATGGATGGCTTTGCGCTGTGTCGTGAGCTCAAACGCGACCCTGGCTTGGCCGACGTTCCGGTGATACTGCTGTCGTGGAAAGATGATTTTTTGCAGCGCATGCGCGAACTCAACTCTGGCGCAAGTGCTTATCTGCGAAAAGAAGCAAAAACATCTCAGATTCTGGCAAAAGTACGCGAGGTCCTCAAACCACGAGCACGGCTTGAAGAGCGCCTTAACGCCGGGGGCGAAGTTCGGGGAAGACTCGAAGGGATTGGTATCGTACCAGTGCTTAGAACGATTGCCGCAGTGCGCCCGAATGCACGGCTTATTCTTCGCGATGCTTGGAACTTATTTGAAGTTGATATTCGCCAAGGAAGCTTTGCAAGCCTCACTCGCACGGCAACAGACGGTTCGTTTTCACGAGGCGAAGCTGCGCTCCCACAGTTGCTCGGTGCAACTTCTGGCAGGTTCACTATTACCGAAGCCGATGATCCTGTTCGGCATGTGTTCGACGAAGCCCTTGAGGACTCACTTCGCCGAGGAACCCGTTTTCTGGGTGCTTTGATTGATGCCGTTTCTGGAACGGGGCTTATGCACGTTGCAAGTCTTGGTTTCAACGAAGAAGTCGTGTCCGCTTTTATACGAACTTCGCCAGAACGCGTGCGTTGGGTGGTCAATGAACTTTACGCCGGCCGCGGACCTCGCGAGCTCATCTTGAATGGAGCTGTTGCGCCGCAGACCCTAGAGGCTGTTTTGGTTGATATGGCCAGACGTGGTGCCTTGCGAGGTGCCTACGGTACCGAGGGCGAAGACCGTGTAGCGATGGCGCTCAAGCAACGGGAATCGTTGCCGGAAGCCATAGGCGGAAGTTTGAGTGGCATCATAAGCGATAGCCTTTCAGGCGCAAGCTACATGGAAGCAAGCTCTCAATCCTATTCGCGAAGTCCCTCGGAACAAAACTGGCTCATCGAACAAGGCGTGCCTGCTCAACAATTGCCTGATCAAGGCACCAAAGATGACCTTCAGTCTTTAGTCGAAGAGACCCAAAGAAGCATTTCTTCTTATCCTCCCGCCCATAGCTCGTCAGTGCCCGGGCATGTTGTTTTTGAAGATGAGCGAAGCCGTCGGGATGTCCTTCCGGCTAAAACAGTTAATGAAAAACCAAGGGTGGCTGCGCCGGTGAATGAATTTCACCCCCAGCCCACCACAGAAGAAGGCGATTTGCCCCAGCTTCCCGATGGATTTGCGTCCTCGTATGACTCTTCGCTGCACATCGATTTTGATGCGGCTTTGCGGCCAGACTCCCCGTCAAGAGCAACGGCTCCGGTCGTGTCGCCACACGCCCCGCGTAGTCACGCCCAGGATGATGCTATTGATATCACCAAGCTGAGCGACGATGACACCAAAGAAAACCGAAGCAATCATTGGCTTTGGGGCATGAGCTTGGTGTTTCTTGTGTCTTTGGGCTTTATCGGTTTTCGTGTTTGGCAAATGGTTCAGCATGACGAGACCGTGCTAGCCGCCACTGCTGCCAGACAAAACACGTCGCTACAGGGAAGCAACGCGAAGAAAACTCCCGAAACTTCCGCACTGCCCGAAAACCAAGGGGTTGAAGATCAGAGTGCAACTGAAAAGTTTTACGGCCGTGTTCAAGAAGGAATCGTCAACGCTTTGGGAACGGTGGTCAAAGAAGGCCAAGGTTTGCTTGTGCTTGAAGATCTTGGTAGCGACGAAAACTCAGCGATCTGGATCAACGGGCGTCGAGTATCCCTTCGGCCTAAGGACAGTCGCGCGGAGTTGCCGCTTCCGGCTGGACAGCATGAACTGGCTTTCCGAAAGGATCACGAAACCAGTTACCGTTTTGTAGCAATCCAGCCTGGCTATACTCAGTTTATAAGAGTTCCTTTAATGGGGGACTAA
- a CDS encoding sulfatase → MKKELFFNLFQWRRIATIVFVMALGIAYGCNKGSKLAEGSASALGELGDTPRFSDLRKQNDLLGHAHLADIHYRDGLIIDFGTPNRPKYTGGNWRSGWGRDLSQNQTTYTNLISTTARSFFQVDHVGPLSLKLRVKAIGSRNLTLYINGHALSTLQLKEANAFSEYTIDVDAAYVQPGENSLLWRLGGTKNVGGEEVSIAVDYLAIFPKSETTPQKVPSFTSFFEKIERKKERRDALVLDGPSQFTWYVTVPEQGKLGFALSALSESKKPQMSVTIKADGLNSKTLFSGETKDYWTEHLISLDEYVGQTVRIDMKNKGAGQIAVASPAVFVSQKDALPEIKPAKNVVLLIIDTLRADKLKPYNKNSRVQTPVLDTVSDQGAVFTQAHSPENWTKPSVASILTSLYPESHRTKQMESKLSESALLISEIYRKAGYRTGSFIANGHVSDRFGFKQGWDYYTNYIREKKISDAEHVFTEASKWIEKNKDNQFFAFIQTIDPHVPYDPPGEFLQLYDKQDYSGPISPRNTSQNQVDASRGKIELSSRDKARLAALYDAEISYHDHHLGEFIEKLKAWGVYDDTVFVITADHGEEFGDHGKYGHGHSVYEELLHVPLSFRFPGVVPKKIAVPHTVSTLDIGPTLLELSGIKEPPTMEGHSLWPYMNQLEPARPSVAFSDFLDNRRVITAGRWKLIQRGGRGDASLFDLKTDPAEQHELSSKQRPIAWRYCRTLLGQFLGARDRQAWISAKQGGSKELKQESTQIDDETRKQLCALGYGNCDDE, encoded by the coding sequence ATGAAAAAAGAGTTGTTCTTTAACTTATTCCAGTGGCGCCGCATCGCCACAATCGTATTTGTCATGGCCCTTGGAATTGCCTATGGCTGCAATAAAGGGAGCAAGCTAGCGGAGGGATCCGCTTCCGCTCTCGGAGAGCTTGGCGATACCCCACGATTTAGCGACCTTCGGAAACAAAACGATTTGCTTGGGCACGCTCATCTGGCTGACATCCACTATCGCGATGGGTTGATCATTGATTTTGGTACGCCCAATCGCCCCAAATACACCGGTGGCAACTGGCGAAGCGGCTGGGGCCGTGACCTCAGCCAAAATCAGACGACCTACACAAACCTTATATCGACAACGGCTCGCAGCTTTTTCCAGGTGGACCATGTTGGACCGCTGTCTCTTAAGCTTCGCGTCAAAGCCATAGGGTCTCGCAACCTTACTCTCTACATCAACGGCCATGCCCTTTCGACGTTGCAACTAAAAGAGGCCAACGCGTTTTCGGAATACACGATAGACGTTGATGCTGCTTATGTTCAGCCTGGAGAAAACAGTTTGTTGTGGCGGCTTGGGGGCACAAAGAACGTTGGCGGGGAAGAAGTTTCGATTGCAGTAGATTACCTCGCGATCTTTCCAAAGAGTGAGACCACGCCCCAGAAGGTGCCAAGTTTCACCTCGTTCTTTGAAAAAATTGAACGCAAAAAAGAGCGTCGAGATGCTTTGGTCTTGGATGGACCAAGCCAGTTTACTTGGTACGTGACGGTTCCGGAGCAGGGCAAGCTTGGTTTTGCATTGAGCGCGCTTAGTGAATCAAAGAAGCCGCAAATGAGCGTCACTATAAAAGCCGACGGCCTTAATAGTAAAACACTGTTTTCGGGCGAGACGAAAGACTATTGGACCGAGCATTTGATTTCCTTGGACGAATACGTGGGTCAAACCGTGCGTATCGACATGAAGAACAAGGGCGCCGGTCAGATTGCCGTGGCAAGCCCTGCTGTTTTCGTCAGTCAAAAGGATGCCCTTCCGGAAATCAAGCCGGCGAAGAACGTCGTGTTGTTGATTATTGATACCTTGAGAGCCGACAAGCTCAAGCCCTACAATAAAAACAGCCGCGTCCAAACTCCTGTGCTTGACACGGTGAGCGATCAAGGCGCTGTTTTTACGCAGGCCCATTCGCCTGAAAACTGGACCAAGCCTTCTGTGGCATCGATTTTAACCTCCCTTTATCCGGAGAGCCATCGCACCAAGCAGATGGAGTCCAAGCTTTCAGAGAGCGCCTTGCTCATTAGCGAGATTTACCGCAAAGCCGGATATCGAACCGGAAGCTTTATTGCAAACGGCCATGTCTCCGACCGTTTTGGTTTCAAGCAGGGTTGGGACTACTACACCAACTATATTCGTGAAAAGAAGATTTCGGATGCGGAGCATGTTTTTACTGAAGCATCAAAATGGATTGAAAAGAACAAAGACAATCAGTTTTTCGCCTTCATTCAAACCATTGATCCTCACGTGCCATATGATCCGCCCGGAGAGTTTCTACAGCTCTACGACAAACAGGATTACTCTGGCCCGATTAGCCCAAGGAATACCTCACAAAACCAAGTTGACGCTTCACGCGGAAAGATAGAGCTTTCGTCACGTGACAAAGCGAGACTCGCAGCACTCTATGATGCTGAAATAAGTTATCACGACCATCATTTGGGAGAGTTTATCGAAAAACTCAAAGCTTGGGGCGTGTACGACGATACGGTGTTTGTAATTACCGCGGATCACGGTGAAGAGTTCGGCGATCATGGCAAATACGGGCATGGTCATTCGGTTTATGAAGAGCTCCTTCATGTGCCGCTTAGTTTCCGCTTTCCTGGTGTTGTGCCTAAGAAAATAGCGGTTCCTCATACTGTAAGCACCTTGGATATCGGACCGACGCTCCTTGAGCTAAGCGGCATCAAGGAACCGCCCACCATGGAAGGGCATAGTTTGTGGCCTTATATGAATCAGCTCGAGCCAGCGAGGCCTTCGGTTGCCTTTAGTGACTTCCTTGATAATCGCCGTGTGATCACTGCCGGACGCTGGAAACTTATTCAGCGAGGCGGTCGCGGCGATGCCTCTCTCTTTGATTTGAAAACTGACCCGGCAGAGCAGCATGAGCTCTCAAGCAAACAACGACCGATTGCCTGGCGCTATTGTCGTACGCTTTTAGGACAGTTCCTGGGAGCCCGGGACAGACAAGCTTGGATTTCGGCTAAGCAAGGCGGCAGCAAAGAGCTTAAACAAGAATCGACTCAAATCGACGATGAAACCCGAAAACAGCTTTGCGCGCTTGGCTACGGCAATTGTGACGATGAATAG
- the rpmF gene encoding 50S ribosomal protein L32, whose product MAVPKRRTTRAKRDSRRANHDRVSAPNLIPCPNCGDVTLPHRACGSCGHYKGREIVAVPSEQA is encoded by the coding sequence GTGGCAGTTCCAAAGAGACGTACAACACGTGCAAAACGAGATTCACGGCGCGCAAATCATGATCGTGTCAGTGCTCCCAACTTGATTCCATGCCCCAATTGCGGTGACGTCACGTTACCACATCGTGCATGTGGCTCATGTGGGCACTACAAGGGTCGCGAAATTGTAGCCGTACCCAGTGAACAAGCATAG
- a CDS encoding DUF177 domain-containing protein gives MAAMRINVKHLEEHGKDYVFPLSRAWLSANLDDEILRPDPETAEGEVRCSAQLTGKDVYLRGNIQVPLVAECFRCLEDAHILLDTEFSALYTAKGPEFRPDSGEKDLTPEELEREFFSGDEIELDDYIRDQILLEAPLQPLCKEDCQGIAIPEHIRPPADFNDENRQKQGIDPRLAPLLEFSAKAEPSKE, from the coding sequence ATGGCTGCTATGCGCATCAATGTGAAGCATCTCGAAGAGCACGGGAAAGATTACGTTTTTCCGCTCTCTCGGGCCTGGCTTAGTGCCAATCTCGATGATGAGATTCTGCGTCCGGATCCAGAGACTGCCGAGGGCGAGGTGCGCTGTTCAGCGCAACTTACCGGAAAAGACGTGTATCTTCGCGGAAATATCCAAGTTCCGTTGGTGGCGGAGTGTTTTCGCTGTCTAGAGGATGCGCATATCTTGCTCGATACCGAGTTTAGTGCGCTCTACACGGCAAAAGGCCCTGAATTTCGGCCAGATTCGGGCGAAAAGGACCTTACCCCTGAAGAACTGGAGCGGGAGTTCTTTTCTGGCGATGAGATTGAGTTAGATGATTACATTCGGGACCAAATTCTGTTAGAAGCCCCACTACAACCCCTCTGTAAGGAAGATTGCCAGGGCATAGCGATTCCCGAACATATTCGGCCCCCAGCCGATTTTAACGACGAAAACAGGCAAAAGCAGGGCATTGACCCACGGCTAGCGCCCTTATTAGAGTTCAGCGCGAAGGCAGAGCCTTCGAAGGAGTAA